One Kribbella sp. NBC_00662 genomic region harbors:
- a CDS encoding L,D-transpeptidase produces MRNERGGTSIPALAVLVLLGIVAAVGIFGNKTKHVTVDLATLTASTTATTIATAPLDTQPFTGTGGLVVHPRAEAALFTAPDADAIGKIGPTQFGPTWLPVVEQTDGWVRVLLPSKPNRSTGWLQDDDLDRATSSYLIRVHTSSRTIELFDKNKSLGTWKAGVGAKKTPTPPGRTFLLGSIIDHKRSASPIVLPLGAHSPTLDTFGGGPGTVAIHGWPNPHVFGAAISAGCVRVPKTALADLQKVPLGTLVLIDSK; encoded by the coding sequence ATGCGCAACGAGCGGGGCGGTACTTCGATCCCTGCCCTCGCTGTGCTCGTGCTGCTCGGCATCGTCGCCGCGGTCGGCATCTTCGGCAACAAGACGAAGCACGTCACCGTCGACCTCGCCACGCTGACGGCCTCGACGACCGCCACCACGATCGCGACCGCTCCGCTCGACACGCAACCGTTCACCGGCACTGGTGGACTCGTCGTCCACCCCCGCGCCGAGGCCGCGCTCTTCACGGCTCCGGACGCCGACGCGATCGGCAAGATCGGCCCGACCCAGTTCGGCCCGACATGGTTGCCGGTGGTCGAGCAGACCGACGGCTGGGTCCGCGTCCTGCTCCCCTCCAAGCCGAACCGGTCGACGGGTTGGCTCCAGGACGACGACCTCGACCGGGCAACCTCGTCGTACCTGATCCGCGTGCACACCAGCTCGCGGACCATCGAGCTGTTCGACAAGAACAAGAGCCTGGGCACCTGGAAGGCCGGGGTCGGCGCGAAGAAGACGCCGACGCCGCCCGGCCGGACGTTCCTGCTCGGCTCGATCATCGACCACAAGCGGTCGGCGTCGCCGATCGTGCTCCCGTTGGGTGCACACAGTCCCACCTTGGACACGTTCGGTGGCGGACCTGGTACGGTCGCGATCCACGGCTGGCCGAATCCGCACGTGTTCGGGGCGGCGATCAGCGCGGGCTGCGTCCGGGTGCCGAAGACCGCCCTCGCCGATCTGCAGAAGGTACCGCTCGGGACGCTCGTCCTGATCGACAGCAAATAA
- a CDS encoding DUF6882 domain-containing protein — protein MSADFSPEFQAFGGWIAAAAIQQQDLFNESVGPDPLQADLDARTLTGERGQLGGVSLLGSFSELDQTWLWGWANPGFGADAPAVAPTLAVREFGRQHGISEFTADSPDLSGFPQPAQAAITLAITAGAVLGGRGVWSTAINEGRGHVYLHVADEQLPLAGFDAIATPRLLMTAVSVFPSDHRQVVRGYFQNFGLPYDEEPDAIRATAPNGSVVLAAFDDLGRIGNVSVEPKV, from the coding sequence ATGAGCGCTGACTTCAGTCCCGAGTTCCAGGCGTTCGGCGGCTGGATCGCCGCCGCCGCGATCCAGCAGCAGGACCTGTTCAACGAGTCGGTCGGACCGGATCCGTTGCAGGCCGACCTCGACGCCCGGACGCTGACCGGCGAACGCGGCCAACTCGGCGGGGTGTCGCTGCTCGGGAGTTTCTCCGAGCTCGACCAGACCTGGTTGTGGGGCTGGGCGAACCCGGGCTTCGGAGCCGACGCTCCGGCTGTGGCGCCGACGCTGGCGGTCCGTGAGTTCGGCCGGCAGCACGGGATCAGCGAGTTCACCGCGGACAGCCCGGACCTGAGCGGGTTCCCGCAGCCGGCGCAGGCCGCGATCACGCTGGCGATCACGGCGGGCGCCGTACTGGGTGGTCGTGGGGTCTGGTCGACCGCGATCAACGAGGGCCGCGGGCACGTGTATCTGCATGTTGCGGACGAGCAGCTGCCGCTGGCCGGCTTCGACGCGATCGCCACACCGCGGCTGCTGATGACGGCGGTGAGTGTGTTCCCGTCCGACCATCGGCAGGTCGTCCGCGGGTACTTCCAGAACTTCGGCCTGCCGTACGACGAGGAGCCGGACGCGATCCGCGCCACGGCGCCGAACGGCAGCGTCGTCCTCGCAGCGTTCGACGACCTCGGCCGGATCGGGAACGTCAGCGTCGAGCCGAAGGTCTAG
- a CDS encoding PAC2 family protein: protein MVDLANLRDPVVIAAFEGWNDAAEAATGAVDHLVDEWDAELVTAIDPEDYYDFQVNRPQVGIDEDGVRRLTWPTTRIYLARPDDTGRDVLLIRGIEPNMRWRAFSRELLEIVDESNAQIVVVLGALLADSPHTRPIPVSATSSDPELTASWSLEASTYEGPTGITGVFADLCTTLGVPSVSIWSAIPHYIAGTPCPKASLALLGKIEALLDLAIPEGELPELARAWQRGADELSEEDPEVAEYVQSLEEQRDTADLPEATGEAIAAEFERYLRRRNKNHPSD from the coding sequence GTGGTTGACCTCGCGAACCTGAGGGACCCGGTCGTGATCGCCGCGTTCGAAGGCTGGAACGACGCGGCCGAGGCGGCCACCGGAGCGGTCGACCATCTCGTGGACGAGTGGGACGCGGAGCTCGTCACGGCGATCGACCCCGAGGACTACTACGACTTCCAGGTGAACCGTCCCCAGGTCGGCATCGACGAGGACGGCGTCCGGCGGCTGACCTGGCCGACGACCCGGATCTACCTGGCGCGGCCCGACGACACCGGTCGCGACGTACTGCTGATCCGCGGCATCGAGCCGAACATGCGCTGGCGTGCGTTCTCCCGCGAGCTGCTGGAGATCGTCGACGAGTCCAACGCGCAGATCGTCGTCGTGCTCGGCGCGCTGCTCGCGGACTCGCCGCACACCCGGCCGATCCCGGTCTCCGCAACGTCCTCGGACCCGGAGCTCACCGCGTCGTGGAGCCTCGAGGCGTCGACGTACGAAGGCCCGACCGGCATCACCGGCGTCTTCGCCGATCTGTGCACGACGCTCGGCGTTCCGTCGGTCTCGATCTGGTCTGCGATCCCGCACTACATCGCCGGCACGCCCTGCCCGAAGGCCTCACTCGCCTTGCTCGGCAAGATCGAGGCGCTGCTCGACCTGGCCATCCCCGAGGGCGAGCTGCCGGAGCTGGCCCGCGCCTGGCAGCGCGGCGCGGACGAGCTGAGCGAAGAGGACCCCGAGGTCGCGGAGTACGTCCAGTCCCTCGAGGAGCAGCGCGACACCGCCGACCTCCCGGAAGCCACCGGCGAGGCGATCGCGGCGGAGTTCGAGCGGTACCTCAGGCGGCGCAACAAGAACCACCCGAGCGACTAG
- a CDS encoding HAD family hydrolase, giving the protein MPALQAVLWDMDGTLVDSEKVWAEVQLELLAELGATWTIEDCMSLIGSDLRDAVEVWMARIPAGVITAGELADRMFSEVIEALRKEVTFQPGALELLQALRKEDVPCALVSASYRQMIDAVLLHLPPDPFDVIVAGDEVTLGKPNPEPYLTAAAKLGVDPANCVVIEDSMTGTQAGTAAGAYVVAVPQWITIPEAPRRLVVKSLEPLTPESLRSLLH; this is encoded by the coding sequence TTGCCGGCCCTGCAAGCGGTGCTGTGGGACATGGACGGGACGTTGGTCGACTCCGAGAAGGTCTGGGCGGAGGTCCAGCTGGAGCTGCTCGCCGAGCTCGGCGCCACCTGGACGATCGAGGACTGCATGAGCCTGATCGGCAGCGATCTGCGGGACGCGGTCGAGGTCTGGATGGCGCGGATCCCGGCCGGTGTGATCACCGCCGGGGAGCTGGCCGACCGGATGTTCTCCGAGGTGATCGAGGCGCTCCGCAAGGAGGTCACGTTCCAGCCCGGTGCGCTCGAGCTGCTGCAGGCGCTGCGCAAGGAGGACGTGCCGTGCGCGCTGGTCTCGGCGTCGTACCGGCAGATGATCGACGCCGTGCTCCTGCACCTGCCGCCGGATCCGTTCGACGTGATCGTCGCCGGCGACGAGGTGACGCTCGGCAAGCCGAACCCGGAGCCGTACCTGACCGCCGCCGCCAAGCTCGGCGTCGACCCGGCCAACTGCGTGGTGATCGAGGACTCGATGACGGGCACCCAGGCCGGTACGGCGGCCGGCGCGTACGTCGTCGCAGTACCGCAGTGGATCACGATCCCCGAGGCGCCACGCCGTCTCGTGGTCAAGTCGCTCGAACCGCTCACCCCGGAGTCCCTGCGCTCCCTGCTCCATTGA
- a CDS encoding ABC transporter substrate-binding protein produces the protein MSKWVRRMSAAVAVGALGVSLAACGQPDDNAPHPGESSPKLMLFRVATTDSISSLDPAGPYDAGSRTVQANLYQTLLTILPDKPTPVPDAADCQFDSPTTYTCSLKEHLTFPNGHELTSSDVKFSFDRMVRLKTPGGASHLFSSVKSVSTPDDLTAVFNLTSPDARLPYLLTTTAASIVDEQSYPANKLLETKAIGSGPYQLAAYKPGEEVTLAKFAGYKGPRAAQNDGVTISLMKDSTALYRAVTSGKADVAYHGFGPSLLDKLRKSDQVQVVETDSAEIRFFAFQMKSLLARKPAIRQAVAQLIDRPAIAKKAYGDRVSPLYSVVPPGFGGQTDAFKTEYKQPSKTAAAAILKAANIAAPVPLTVGWTPTQFGTGAKAEVLELKRQLEASGLFRVTLRSAEWPQYQQAAKAGAYDLYQFGWIPEYPDADDYLAPFVTDVPFQNGYRSAAATKLLQQQRTEQNGLKRDELIGQLQTVIAREVPVIPSWQGRVAVVARNDVENVQPAIDPFSFLYLSGLRR, from the coding sequence GTGAGCAAGTGGGTGCGCCGGATGTCGGCGGCCGTGGCGGTGGGCGCCCTGGGGGTGTCCCTGGCTGCCTGCGGTCAGCCCGACGACAATGCGCCGCACCCGGGGGAGTCGTCGCCGAAGCTGATGCTGTTCCGGGTGGCGACCACCGACTCGATCTCCTCGCTCGACCCGGCCGGGCCGTACGACGCCGGCTCGCGCACCGTCCAGGCGAACCTGTACCAGACGCTGCTGACGATCCTGCCCGACAAACCGACGCCGGTGCCGGACGCGGCGGACTGCCAGTTCGACTCGCCGACGACGTACACGTGCAGCCTGAAGGAGCATCTGACCTTCCCGAACGGGCACGAGTTGACCTCGTCGGACGTGAAGTTCAGCTTCGACCGGATGGTCCGGCTGAAGACGCCAGGGGGAGCGTCGCACCTGTTCTCGTCGGTGAAGTCCGTGAGTACTCCGGACGACCTGACCGCGGTGTTCAACCTCACCAGCCCCGACGCCCGGCTGCCGTACCTGCTGACCACGACCGCCGCGTCGATCGTCGACGAGCAGTCGTACCCGGCGAACAAGCTGCTCGAGACGAAGGCGATCGGCAGCGGGCCGTACCAGCTCGCGGCGTACAAACCTGGTGAGGAGGTCACGCTCGCCAAGTTCGCCGGCTACAAGGGTCCGCGGGCGGCGCAGAACGACGGCGTCACGATCAGCCTGATGAAGGACTCGACCGCGCTCTACCGGGCCGTCACCAGCGGCAAGGCGGACGTCGCGTACCACGGGTTCGGCCCGAGCCTGCTGGACAAGTTGCGCAAGTCCGACCAGGTGCAGGTGGTCGAGACCGACTCCGCCGAGATCCGGTTCTTCGCCTTCCAGATGAAGTCGCTGCTGGCCCGCAAGCCGGCGATCCGGCAAGCGGTCGCCCAGCTGATCGACCGCCCGGCGATCGCGAAGAAGGCGTACGGCGACCGCGTGTCGCCGCTGTACTCCGTGGTGCCGCCCGGGTTCGGCGGTCAGACCGACGCGTTCAAGACGGAGTACAAGCAGCCGAGCAAGACCGCGGCCGCGGCGATCCTCAAGGCCGCGAACATCGCCGCGCCGGTCCCGCTGACGGTCGGCTGGACACCGACCCAGTTCGGCACCGGCGCGAAGGCCGAAGTACTCGAGCTGAAGCGTCAGCTGGAGGCGTCCGGGTTGTTCCGGGTGACCCTGCGGAGCGCGGAGTGGCCGCAGTACCAGCAGGCGGCCAAGGCCGGGGCGTACGACCTGTACCAGTTCGGATGGATCCCGGAGTACCCGGACGCCGACGACTACCTCGCGCCGTTCGTCACCGACGTACCGTTCCAGAACGGGTACCGTTCGGCCGCGGCCACGAAGCTGTTGCAGCAGCAACGGACCGAGCAGAACGGACTGAAGCGCGACGAGCTGATCGGTCAGCTACAGACCGTGATCGCGCGGGAGGTGCCGGTGATCCCGAGCTGGCAGGGCCGGGTCGCCGTGGTGGCCCGCAACGACGTCGAGAACGTGCAGCCGGCCATCGATCCGTTCTCGTTCCTCTACCTGTCGGGATTACGGCGCTGA
- a CDS encoding MerR family transcriptional regulator encodes MRIGELAERAGVSVRSLRYYEAQGLLVSERTAGGQREYAERAVDRVILIQELLAAGLHSKKIAQLLPCMRDPDGGPNERATPELVTELTAERDRIDQMIADLVTSRAVLDDVITTATREMPI; translated from the coding sequence GTGCGGATCGGGGAGCTGGCGGAGCGGGCCGGGGTGAGTGTGCGGTCGCTGCGGTACTACGAAGCGCAGGGCCTGCTCGTCTCGGAGCGGACCGCCGGCGGCCAGCGTGAGTACGCCGAACGCGCCGTCGACCGGGTGATCCTGATCCAGGAGCTGCTCGCCGCCGGCCTGCACAGCAAGAAGATCGCGCAGCTGCTGCCGTGCATGCGGGACCCGGACGGCGGCCCGAACGAGCGGGCCACACCCGAACTCGTCACCGAACTCACCGCCGAGCGGGACCGGATCGACCAGATGATCGCCGACCTGGTCACCTCCCGCGCCGTTCTCGACGACGTCATCACCACCGCGACGCGGGAGATGCCGATCTAG
- the mshC gene encoding cysteine--1-D-myo-inosityl 2-amino-2-deoxy-alpha-D-glucopyranoside ligase, giving the protein MQAWTKPDIPVVPGPARRLRLYDTASRGLVEVPPTDSATARMYVCGITPYDATHMGHAATYVTFDLINRMWRDSGYDVHYTQNITDVDDPLLERATATGVEWTDLAAQEIQLFRDDMTALRVIPPQNYIGVVESIDLVSDAVEDLRRAGAVYSVDGDLYFAVKTDPLFGGVSNYDRETMTELFAERGGDPDREGKQDPLDSLLWRHERPGEPAWDSALGRGRPGWHVECSAIALKYLGMTFDVQGGGTDLIFPHHEMSASGAQVATGEHPFARAYVHQAMVGLDGEKMSKSKGNLVLVSKERLAGADPMAIRLALLTHHYRTDWFWMTTDLTDAQARLDVWRGAIGRGSGPDGAAAVDALRAALANDLDTVGALAVVDAWAETEGDDHEAPALVSQAVDALLGVKL; this is encoded by the coding sequence ATGCAGGCGTGGACGAAACCAGACATCCCGGTCGTACCCGGGCCGGCCCGGCGGCTGCGCCTCTACGACACCGCTTCCCGCGGCCTGGTCGAGGTGCCCCCGACGGACAGCGCGACCGCCCGGATGTATGTGTGCGGCATCACGCCGTACGACGCGACGCACATGGGCCACGCGGCGACGTACGTCACGTTCGACCTGATCAACCGGATGTGGCGGGACAGCGGGTACGACGTCCACTACACGCAGAACATCACCGACGTCGACGATCCGCTGCTCGAGCGTGCGACGGCGACCGGGGTCGAGTGGACCGATCTCGCGGCGCAGGAGATCCAGCTGTTCCGCGACGACATGACCGCGCTGCGCGTGATCCCGCCGCAGAACTACATCGGCGTCGTCGAGTCGATCGACCTGGTCTCCGACGCAGTCGAGGACCTGCGCCGGGCCGGGGCCGTGTACTCCGTCGACGGCGATCTGTACTTCGCCGTGAAGACCGACCCGCTGTTCGGCGGCGTGTCGAACTACGACCGGGAGACGATGACGGAGCTGTTCGCGGAACGCGGCGGCGACCCGGATCGCGAGGGCAAGCAGGACCCGCTGGACAGCCTGCTGTGGCGGCACGAGCGGCCGGGGGAGCCCGCGTGGGACTCGGCGCTCGGACGCGGCCGCCCGGGGTGGCACGTGGAGTGCTCGGCGATTGCGCTGAAGTACCTCGGGATGACGTTCGACGTCCAGGGCGGCGGGACCGACCTGATCTTCCCGCACCACGAGATGTCGGCGAGCGGTGCGCAGGTGGCGACCGGCGAGCACCCGTTCGCACGGGCGTACGTGCACCAGGCGATGGTCGGTCTGGACGGCGAGAAGATGTCGAAGTCCAAGGGCAACCTGGTGCTGGTGTCGAAGGAGCGGCTGGCGGGCGCGGATCCGATGGCGATCCGGCTGGCGCTGCTCACCCATCACTACCGCACCGACTGGTTCTGGATGACCACAGACCTGACGGATGCGCAGGCGCGGCTGGATGTCTGGCGAGGCGCGATCGGTCGCGGCTCCGGGCCGGATGGTGCGGCCGCGGTTGATGCCCTCAGGGCGGCGCTGGCGAACGATCTGGACACCGTGGGTGCACTGGCCGTAGTGGACGCTTGGGCCGAGACCGAAGGCGACGATCACGAGGCTCCTGCCCTGGTCTCCCAGGCAGTAGATGCTCTGCTCGGTGTGAAGCTGTAA
- a CDS encoding ABC transporter permease has translation MSAPLEVEPGASSAQPDAILEGVGKIEGRSLWQISWMRLKRDKIAIAGGIFVVFLMLVAIFAPLLCKLVGVTPNDFHQDLVDASLQTPIGKLGGISWDHPFGVEPVNGRDIFARIVYGARISLLIAFLATLLSVVIGVVMGIIAGYFGGWVDTLISRLMDIFLAFPLVLFALALVGAIPDSVLGLTGDPLRVALIVFIIGFFSWPYIGRIIRGQTLSLREREFVDAARSLGARRPYILFTELLPNLIAPILVYATLLIPTNVLFEAGLSYLGVGVRPPTASWGDMLSIAAKWYQVDPMYMVPPGLSIFITVLAFNLFGDGLRDALDPRSR, from the coding sequence GTGAGCGCGCCACTCGAGGTCGAGCCCGGAGCATCGTCGGCCCAGCCGGACGCCATCCTCGAGGGCGTCGGCAAGATCGAGGGCAGGTCGCTCTGGCAGATCTCCTGGATGCGGCTCAAGCGCGACAAGATCGCGATCGCCGGCGGCATCTTCGTGGTCTTCCTGATGCTGGTCGCGATCTTCGCGCCGCTGCTGTGCAAGCTGGTCGGGGTCACCCCGAACGACTTCCACCAGGACCTCGTCGACGCCTCACTGCAGACCCCGATCGGCAAGCTCGGCGGGATCAGCTGGGACCACCCGTTCGGGGTCGAACCGGTGAACGGCCGCGACATCTTCGCCCGGATCGTCTACGGCGCCCGGATCTCGCTGCTGATCGCGTTCCTCGCGACGCTGCTGTCGGTGGTCATCGGGGTCGTGATGGGCATCATCGCCGGGTACTTCGGCGGCTGGGTCGACACGCTGATCAGCCGCTTGATGGACATCTTCCTGGCGTTCCCGCTGGTGCTGTTCGCGCTGGCGCTGGTCGGCGCCATCCCGGACTCGGTCCTCGGGCTGACGGGTGACCCGCTGCGGGTCGCCCTCATCGTCTTCATCATCGGCTTCTTCAGCTGGCCCTACATCGGCCGGATCATCCGCGGTCAGACCCTGTCGCTGCGGGAGCGGGAGTTCGTCGACGCGGCGCGCAGTCTCGGCGCCCGCCGTCCGTACATCCTGTTCACCGAACTGCTGCCGAACCTGATCGCCCCGATCCTGGTCTACGCCACGCTGCTGATCCCGACCAACGTCCTCTTCGAGGCCGGCCTGTCGTACCTCGGCGTCGGTGTCCGCCCGCCGACGGCCAGCTGGGGCGACATGCTGTCGATCGCCGCGAAGTGGTACCAGGTCGACCCGATGTACATGGTTCCGCCCGGCCTGTCGATCTTCATCACGGTGCTGGCCTTCAACCTGTTCGGCGACGGACTGCGTGACGCGTTGGACCCGCGGTCGCGATAG
- a CDS encoding polysaccharide deacetylase family protein, whose amino-acid sequence MTLYDSLYEYSPITERPALDWPDGKRVAFYVGLNIEHFLPDEPSTSIWPLDVEPDALNHGWREYGARVGVWRTIDILDRYGVRASALVNSMVAEHNPQIIKAGVERDWAWLAHGQTNSILHTGYEPDEERRILTDITTTIETATGKRPKGWMGPALTETHHTPELLAELGYQYVLDWTNDDQPYRLNLPGMLSVPYTLELNDLGLFLRGLSGPDFLQMVKDQYDVLREEGGRVMALALHPFVIGQPFRAKYLNLALEYIAAQSDVWLTTSDEVAAHYSTT is encoded by the coding sequence ATGACGCTCTACGACTCCCTTTACGAGTACAGCCCGATCACTGAACGACCCGCCCTCGACTGGCCCGACGGCAAGCGCGTGGCCTTCTACGTCGGGCTCAACATCGAGCACTTCCTGCCCGACGAACCCTCCACCAGCATCTGGCCGCTCGACGTCGAGCCCGATGCCCTCAACCACGGCTGGCGCGAGTACGGCGCCCGCGTCGGCGTCTGGCGCACGATCGACATCCTCGACCGGTACGGCGTCCGCGCGAGCGCTCTGGTCAACTCGATGGTTGCCGAGCACAACCCGCAGATCATCAAGGCCGGCGTCGAACGCGACTGGGCCTGGCTGGCGCACGGGCAGACCAACTCGATCCTGCACACCGGTTACGAACCGGACGAGGAACGCCGCATCCTCACCGACATCACGACCACGATCGAGACCGCCACCGGCAAGCGACCGAAGGGCTGGATGGGGCCGGCGCTGACCGAGACCCACCACACCCCGGAACTGCTCGCCGAGCTCGGCTACCAGTACGTCCTCGACTGGACCAACGACGACCAGCCGTACCGCCTGAACCTGCCCGGCATGCTCAGCGTCCCGTACACCCTCGAGCTCAACGACCTCGGCCTGTTCCTCCGCGGCCTGTCGGGTCCCGACTTCCTGCAGATGGTCAAGGACCAGTACGACGTACTGCGGGAAGAGGGCGGCCGGGTGATGGCACTCGCACTGCATCCGTTCGTGATCGGGCAGCCGTTCCGGGCGAAGTACCTGAACCTCGCGCTGGAGTACATCGCGGCGCAGAGCGACGTCTGGTTGACGACGAGTGACGAGGTCGCCGCGCACTACTCGACCACGTAA